CTTTGCTAGCAATTGTTGCCGCAGAAGATCGCCGGTTCTTTGAAAGGCCACTGCAACACTCAACGATCACAAAACAGATTGGGCAGTGGTACCCTCAGCCGGGAATCGAGAAGCATCAAAGAGTTGTGCTCTCATTCGCGGTAGGTGAAGTACTCTCGCATGATGAAGTCCTGAACTGGTATGCGAATGAGGTTTTCCTTGGGCAAGCGTGCTTTGGTCTTTCAAATGCTTCGATGGTTTACTTTGGAAAATCAGCTGCCGACTTGAATCTTGAAGAGATCGCTTATCTTGCAGCACTGCCTAAGGCGCCTTCGCTGTTCCATCCAGTGCGCTCACGCGACAGAGCCATTGAACGCAGAGATTTCATATTGATGGAAATGCGAAACGCCGGTTTCATATCCGGCGACGAAACTGACCGCGCCATGCAGACGGCCTTGAACGTGCATGACCCATTGGTGCGATGCGAGCCTCTCGAATAATGCTTGTCGTCATGTGGAGGCGAATGATATGCACATCTATCTTGGTCGTTTGGGCCTGCGGTCAAGCGGCGGCCGAGAACGAGATTCTCCAGTTCTTTCCGTCGGGACCTATGCATGAAGACGACCGACTAACAGGCTATTTTGAGGTGACCGTACAAGGCTGCGATGTGGAGTTGACCGAAACCTCTGAACCCTTTTTCACCGTGCGCAGATTTGATGTGCAAAGTTACGAGACCGATCCAGGGCGTCTTACTTGGCCATACGCTAAGCAGCTCTCGACGCGATATAACGTTGCTTGGTTCGGACGCAACCGCGCAACAGACGCATCTCTGGAAGAGCTCAACATCAAACTTCGGCGACTCCGTGTTTCTTGGAGCGATCGGAGGAGACTTAGTCCCGATGAAGTGCGAGCCAAATCAATGGAACTTGAGCATTGGCTTTCCGAAATCAGGTCTGGTGTGCTAGGCCAATTTGCTCAACGCAACCATACCGCGAGATATTTCTCTGACAGTGAAGATTTTTTGGGTTCAGTTTCGATCAATACTGCAATGGTAATGCCTGTGCGGGCTAGTGATATGTCGTCGCTCGCGCATGCGATGTACCGGCATGGCTTAACCTGCCACCGCAACTGAAAACCTCATCATCGTGTTTTCTAAGAGCGGCCATTCGCGGCGTTGCCGCAACTTGGTATCTCTGGTCTCGAAGCCGTCATGCGGCGATGCAACAGAGGGCACCGCACCCCTGACCGGCGTCAAGACGGTTTCGGCCCAAACCGGTCATTGCCCAACCTAACCCAATGCTTCACTGCGGCCATCCATAGCTGCCGTTCGCACCCTCGTTCGGCCTGGTTGGCCTCATCATGGAAGTCTGAAACTTGCTTCATGGCATAGGCAGCC
The window above is part of the Ruegeria pomeroyi DSS-3 genome. Proteins encoded here:
- a CDS encoding transglycosylase domain-containing protein → MRLPTPLLLAIFIVVNSTTVATGQNTDPELPRPDQISEYYQASAASWPAIPHIALLAIVAAEDRRFFERPLQHSTITKQIGQWYPQPGIEKHQRVVLSFAVGEVLSHDEVLNWYANEVFLGQACFGLSNASMVYFGKSAADLNLEEIAYLAALPKAPSLFHPVRSRDRAIERRDFILMEMRNAGFISGDETDRAMQTALNVHDPLVRCEPLE